Proteins from one Corallococcus exiguus genomic window:
- a CDS encoding FAD-dependent oxidoreductase yields MELTRRELVAAFLGASVASACTRQAARAPVPGAIVDRAVDTGHKLRTGPLPRAQDFEPVGVLIVGAGAAGLSAAWRLSAAGVKDLRVVELETEAGGTSRSGRNTVSAFPWGAHYLPSPLEDTGPVMRLLREMDAVTGVDAEGHPSFAEELLIQEPDERVFYRGHWYEGLYLRAGASPEDLAELERFDARMNTFAAARDAKGRKAFAVPVALSSDDAEWTALDALSMAQWMEAEGFRSPRLKWFVDYACRDDYGTTSEHVSAWAGIWYFAARQNGKGERSDGFLSWPEGNGRLVKQLASSLGPRQLETQVLVHTVEPGEDGCRVHALDARTGAPRAFRARQVVLACPRFVAAHVVAPWREARPAWMDAFVYSPWVVANLTVSAPPASRGFPLAWDNVFYESRSLGYVVATHQSLRQDSRGPTVLTWYLPMAGADVKAERNQALSATYGDWEALVMADLLPAHPGVGALAQRLEVQRWGHAMVRPQPGFLWGEARRAAQQSLGRHLHFAHTDLGGMALFEEANWFGVQAAERALAGMGLKSASWL; encoded by the coding sequence GTGGAACTGACGCGGCGCGAGCTGGTGGCCGCGTTCCTGGGCGCCTCCGTGGCGAGCGCCTGTACGCGGCAGGCCGCTCGCGCGCCGGTGCCGGGCGCCATCGTGGACCGGGCGGTGGATACCGGCCACAAGTTGCGCACAGGGCCGCTGCCGCGCGCGCAGGACTTCGAGCCGGTGGGCGTGTTGATTGTCGGCGCGGGCGCGGCCGGGCTGTCCGCCGCGTGGCGCCTGTCCGCCGCGGGCGTGAAGGACCTGCGCGTGGTGGAGCTGGAGACGGAGGCCGGGGGCACGTCCCGCTCGGGCCGCAACACCGTGTCCGCGTTCCCGTGGGGCGCGCACTACCTGCCGTCCCCCCTGGAGGACACAGGGCCGGTGATGCGCCTCTTGCGAGAGATGGACGCCGTCACCGGCGTGGACGCGGAAGGCCATCCGTCGTTCGCGGAGGAGCTGCTCATCCAGGAGCCCGACGAGCGCGTCTTCTACAGGGGCCACTGGTACGAAGGGCTGTACCTGCGCGCGGGCGCGAGCCCCGAGGACCTGGCGGAGCTGGAGCGCTTCGATGCGCGGATGAACACCTTCGCGGCCGCGCGCGACGCGAAGGGGCGCAAGGCGTTCGCGGTGCCAGTGGCGCTCTCCAGCGACGACGCGGAGTGGACCGCGCTGGACGCGCTGAGCATGGCTCAGTGGATGGAGGCGGAGGGCTTCCGCTCGCCCCGGCTGAAGTGGTTCGTGGACTACGCGTGCCGCGACGACTACGGCACCACCTCCGAGCACGTCTCCGCCTGGGCGGGCATCTGGTACTTCGCCGCGCGGCAGAACGGGAAGGGTGAGCGCAGCGACGGCTTCCTCTCCTGGCCCGAGGGCAACGGCCGGCTGGTGAAGCAGCTGGCGTCGTCGCTGGGCCCGCGTCAGCTGGAGACGCAGGTGCTGGTGCACACGGTGGAGCCGGGCGAGGACGGCTGCCGCGTGCACGCGCTGGATGCGCGCACCGGGGCGCCCCGGGCCTTTCGTGCGCGGCAGGTGGTGCTGGCGTGCCCGCGCTTCGTCGCCGCGCACGTGGTGGCGCCGTGGCGCGAGGCGCGACCCGCGTGGATGGACGCCTTCGTCTACAGCCCGTGGGTGGTGGCGAACCTGACGGTGTCCGCGCCACCGGCGTCTCGGGGCTTCCCGCTGGCCTGGGACAACGTCTTCTACGAGAGCCGGAGCCTGGGCTACGTGGTGGCTACGCACCAGTCGCTGCGCCAGGACTCGCGCGGGCCCACGGTGCTCACCTGGTACCTGCCGATGGCCGGCGCGGACGTGAAGGCGGAGCGCAATCAGGCCCTCTCCGCGACGTACGGGGACTGGGAGGCGCTGGTGATGGCGGACCTGTTGCCGGCGCACCCCGGGGTGGGCGCGCTCGCGCAGCGGCTGGAGGTGCAGCGCTGGGGTCACGCCATGGTGCGGCCCCAGCCGGGCTTCCTCTGGGGCGAAGCTCGCCGCGCCGCGCAACAGAGCCTGGGGCGGCACCTGCACTTCGCGCACACGGACCTGGGCGGCATGGCCCTCTTCGAGGAGGCCAACTGGTTCGGCGTGCAGGCCGCGGAGCGGGCCCTGGCGGGAATGGGGCTCAAGAGCGCCAGTTGGTTGTAG
- a CDS encoding threonine aldolase family protein, whose amino-acid sequence MKDSRFSRAEFLGLTSLLAGSTLFPTRSQAAPDGGTPSLRTVKSPGLAGVPAAEAAPKPVSQAEYEQLRKGCTASLPVASTSDDGAEYVRIGEWMQRQKLTSDFYGNGDFVQAFEKKLADLLGFEDACFMPTGTMAQLIALRIYADASNVRTVGVHPSSHHVLHEDDAYSVLHQLRAVNLGPWTRPLLAEDVVQARDTLGSVSVELPVRWLGGQLQTWEQLQELKRTCRDKKVKLHMDGARLWESQPFYGRSYADICKGFDSVYVSFYKMVGGIGGAMLVGNRDFIKESRVWRHRHGGNLFHLAPLVASAAMRFDAALTAIPGYVKRAKALTTLIAADSRVTVLPQPVQTNMFHVFLRGSPQVYSRQRDRIAREDRVWVAGGFGQTRVPGVVSTELQVSEGLGSISDADAARAFLRLLEAA is encoded by the coding sequence ATGAAGGACAGTCGCTTCAGCCGGGCGGAGTTCCTCGGACTCACCAGCCTGCTCGCGGGCTCCACGCTGTTCCCGACCCGGAGCCAGGCGGCTCCTGACGGAGGCACGCCGTCCCTGCGCACCGTCAAGTCGCCGGGGCTCGCGGGCGTCCCCGCCGCGGAGGCGGCTCCCAAGCCCGTCTCCCAAGCCGAGTACGAACAGCTGCGCAAGGGCTGCACCGCGTCGCTGCCGGTGGCCTCCACGTCCGACGACGGCGCGGAGTACGTGCGCATTGGCGAGTGGATGCAGCGCCAGAAGCTGACCAGCGACTTCTACGGCAACGGCGACTTCGTGCAGGCCTTCGAGAAGAAGCTCGCGGACCTGCTGGGCTTCGAGGACGCGTGCTTCATGCCCACGGGCACCATGGCGCAGCTCATCGCGCTGCGCATCTACGCGGACGCGAGCAACGTGCGCACGGTGGGCGTGCACCCGTCGTCGCACCACGTGCTGCATGAAGACGACGCCTACTCCGTGCTGCACCAGCTGCGCGCGGTGAACCTGGGCCCGTGGACGCGGCCGCTGCTGGCGGAGGACGTGGTGCAGGCGCGCGACACGCTGGGAAGCGTCAGCGTGGAGCTGCCGGTGCGCTGGCTGGGCGGGCAGCTCCAGACGTGGGAGCAGCTCCAGGAGCTCAAGCGCACGTGCCGCGACAAGAAGGTGAAGCTGCACATGGACGGCGCGCGGCTGTGGGAGAGCCAGCCCTTCTATGGCCGCTCCTACGCGGACATCTGCAAGGGCTTCGACTCCGTCTACGTGTCCTTCTACAAGATGGTGGGCGGCATCGGCGGCGCGATGCTGGTGGGCAACCGCGACTTCATCAAGGAGTCGCGCGTGTGGCGCCACCGGCACGGCGGCAACCTGTTCCACCTGGCCCCGCTGGTGGCCTCCGCCGCCATGCGCTTCGACGCGGCGCTGACCGCCATCCCCGGCTACGTGAAGCGCGCGAAGGCGCTCACCACGCTCATCGCGGCGGACTCCCGCGTCACCGTGCTGCCGCAGCCCGTGCAGACGAACATGTTCCACGTGTTCCTGCGTGGCTCACCGCAGGTGTACAGCCGCCAGCGCGACCGCATCGCGCGCGAGGACCGGGTCTGGGTGGCGGGAGGCTTCGGACAGACGCGCGTGCCCGGCGTCGTGTCCACGGAGCTGCAGGTGAGCGAGGGGCTGGGCTCCATCAGCGACGCCGATGCGGCCCGGGCCTTCCTGCGCCTGCTGGAGGCGGCCTGA
- a CDS encoding cupin domain-containing protein, with protein sequence MSGTAMMNGLVHTADLEWKPLGPGTSYRLLRVSAETGVWSAILKMEKGAVFAPHKHLGPAEIFILSGSTQDRLGITRAGDYEFEPLGAEHPATTALEESLVHFTAHGPIAFHDDKGRIVMLLDSEFFLKAQEQEPQYSIKKAA encoded by the coding sequence ATGTCCGGAACGGCGATGATGAATGGACTGGTTCACACCGCGGACCTCGAGTGGAAGCCGCTCGGTCCTGGAACGTCCTACCGCCTGCTGCGCGTGAGCGCGGAGACGGGTGTGTGGAGCGCCATCCTGAAGATGGAGAAGGGCGCCGTCTTCGCGCCGCACAAGCACCTGGGCCCGGCGGAGATCTTCATCCTCTCCGGCTCGACGCAGGACCGCCTGGGCATCACCCGCGCGGGCGACTACGAGTTCGAGCCGCTGGGCGCCGAGCACCCCGCCACCACCGCGCTGGAGGAGTCGCTCGTGCACTTCACCGCGCACGGCCCCATCGCGTTCCATGACGACAAGGGCCGCATCGTGATGCTGCTCGACTCGGAGTTCTTCCTGAAGGCCCAGGAGCAGGAGCCGCAATACAGCATCAAGAAGGCGGCCTGA
- a CDS encoding DUF3857 domain-containing protein — MLLCLLLAALPALGAERALPWEGPAFTASASAMATSAAKLPAPAGGGDVEVLLREGNYQELGPHRWRTTHRNVFRILTAAGVRQWAEARAEWSPWRQQRPVLRARVITPDGKEHPLDEGTLHDAPVEDSAPDVYSDTRALRAPLPSLRPGSIVEMESVVEDTQAFFDAGVVTHFYFASPVPVRKVRLAIDVAPSTQLALRVQGLPLEPLPQHQSDRKRLSFEGGPYAAVTPLEADLPAAQAFQPHVAFSTGRSWNEVARAYDTIVEEQLDGASLQARARALAKGSKDRRVVAQRLLEEVRESVRYTGLEFGAAAIVPAPPKQVLARQYGDCKEMSTLLVGLLRGAGIPAHVALVRSGREDVPELPGMGFFNHAIVHVPGAPALWIDPTDPGAEAGMLAPELQGRHALVAAQDTQGLTVIDEAPPSANTALFTRTVELSDEGPARVKETRELSGSLAVQYRRLLRAVRPDDLRRNLEALATAQYQGTLEGLKHTSLEEGTGPFRLELDVASARFATTGWRGVRVPLRLDSPLAWLPDSLDDVRELLPDELGRKPALPSKRKADLVLPVAYRAEVRYRLRPPQGFGVRTVPRDETLSLGPATLALAYTRESDGGLSATFRFDTVKRRYTPDEVTAFRTALATFAHRAPMEVEFEDRGARLVEAGRVKDGLDLYEKRLTSRADSAQVRARYAGTLLRLGFGEQARIEARRAVEQRPSSPLVHHVLAWVLQHDPQGQPMLPGADLEGAVAACRKAIALEPDNISANVLLADLLEHNREGERFGRGAPLAEAVATWRHLRDDLHAQDVDDRLIAALFRSGATAEALEAARKAAPSDLRTKVLVMTTAERQGITEAIAAADLEFEGPDARRQALALAGNHLLTRGRAGDAVKLFEAALKGAYDPDRQFQLELAKNARDGKNAKEEKGPEALVRRIVKAAWTARDAKDFKATIRPLLSNRDREDSTLDRKLELLQAQASRFSRTSLDTVGESSMADLAVAALDLKVEGQEKIGYRVRLKFLLGAQVYEDAWYIVNESNQLRLLGSVTDPRPLGAEALRWLDAGKLKQALVWIEWAVADTRAVEPTGLSPLASFANTLRGFSGAEGVTHLRAACAYLGASTGDARVLAALRAQAQYASGQERHRLMMALAVATRANGQSPNAEVILDEVRSDVPQSADAFWLKREMLSESGRWAELRQVSESRLGLLHTDSLGFESLMLASLNLGNWARLDEATRELMDLGGGGADAYRTLAWAALYRGRVRPEDIAWAQKAVRLGAEGDTTPTALLAALLAESGKLVEARKLVDDAMDLGGADTPANAGLLYVKARLAESFGLTEAARGLYRAVPRDDTSDSRSFHRLAQTRLNRR; from the coding sequence ATGCTGCTCTGCCTGCTCCTCGCCGCACTTCCCGCCCTGGGCGCCGAGCGCGCCTTGCCCTGGGAAGGGCCGGCCTTCACGGCTTCCGCCTCCGCCATGGCCACCAGCGCCGCGAAGCTGCCCGCGCCCGCCGGGGGCGGTGACGTGGAGGTGCTGCTGCGGGAAGGGAACTACCAGGAACTGGGGCCTCACCGCTGGCGCACCACCCACCGCAATGTCTTCCGCATCCTCACCGCCGCGGGCGTGCGCCAGTGGGCCGAGGCCCGCGCCGAGTGGTCCCCCTGGCGCCAGCAGCGCCCCGTCCTCCGCGCCCGCGTCATCACGCCGGATGGGAAGGAGCACCCGCTGGATGAAGGGACGCTGCACGACGCGCCCGTGGAGGACTCGGCGCCGGACGTCTACAGCGACACCCGCGCGTTGCGCGCGCCGCTGCCCTCGCTGCGGCCCGGCAGCATCGTGGAGATGGAGTCGGTGGTAGAGGACACGCAGGCGTTCTTCGACGCGGGCGTCGTCACGCACTTCTACTTCGCCAGCCCCGTGCCCGTGCGCAAGGTGCGCCTGGCCATCGACGTGGCCCCCAGCACCCAGCTCGCGCTGCGCGTCCAGGGGCTGCCGCTGGAGCCGCTGCCGCAGCACCAGTCCGACCGCAAGCGGCTGAGCTTCGAGGGCGGCCCCTACGCCGCCGTGACACCGCTGGAGGCGGACCTGCCCGCGGCCCAGGCCTTCCAGCCGCACGTGGCCTTCTCCACGGGCCGCTCCTGGAACGAGGTGGCCCGGGCCTATGACACCATCGTGGAGGAGCAGCTGGATGGCGCGTCGCTCCAGGCCCGGGCTCGCGCGCTCGCGAAGGGCTCCAAGGACCGCCGCGTCGTGGCGCAGCGGCTGCTGGAGGAGGTGCGGGAGTCGGTGCGCTACACGGGCCTGGAGTTCGGCGCCGCCGCCATCGTTCCCGCTCCGCCGAAGCAGGTGCTCGCGCGCCAGTACGGCGACTGCAAGGAGATGTCCACGCTGCTCGTGGGCCTGCTGCGCGGCGCGGGCATCCCCGCCCACGTGGCGTTGGTGCGCTCCGGGCGCGAGGACGTGCCGGAGCTTCCGGGCATGGGCTTCTTCAATCACGCCATCGTCCACGTTCCCGGGGCGCCCGCCCTGTGGATCGACCCCACGGATCCAGGCGCGGAGGCCGGGATGCTCGCCCCGGAACTTCAGGGACGTCACGCGCTGGTGGCCGCGCAGGACACCCAGGGGCTCACCGTCATCGACGAGGCGCCCCCTTCGGCGAACACCGCCCTCTTCACCCGCACCGTGGAGCTGTCCGACGAGGGCCCGGCCCGCGTGAAGGAGACGCGCGAGCTGTCGGGCTCGCTGGCGGTGCAGTACCGCCGCCTGCTGCGCGCGGTGCGCCCGGACGACCTGCGCCGCAACCTGGAGGCGCTCGCCACCGCGCAGTACCAGGGCACCCTGGAGGGCCTGAAGCACACGTCGCTGGAGGAGGGCACCGGCCCCTTCCGGCTGGAGCTGGACGTCGCGTCCGCGCGCTTCGCCACCACGGGCTGGCGCGGCGTGCGTGTCCCCCTGCGGCTCGACTCGCCCCTGGCCTGGCTGCCGGACTCACTGGACGACGTGAGGGAGCTGCTGCCGGACGAGCTGGGCCGCAAGCCCGCTCTGCCCTCGAAGCGCAAGGCGGACCTGGTGCTCCCGGTGGCCTACCGCGCGGAGGTGCGCTACCGCCTGCGCCCACCGCAGGGCTTCGGCGTGCGGACCGTCCCTCGCGACGAGACGCTGTCCCTGGGGCCCGCCACGCTCGCGCTGGCCTACACGCGCGAGTCCGACGGCGGCCTCAGCGCCACCTTCCGCTTCGACACCGTGAAGCGCCGCTACACGCCGGACGAGGTGACGGCCTTCCGCACGGCGCTGGCCACGTTCGCGCACCGGGCACCGATGGAGGTGGAGTTCGAGGACCGGGGCGCCCGGCTGGTGGAGGCGGGGCGGGTGAAGGACGGCTTGGACCTCTACGAGAAGCGGCTCACGTCGCGCGCGGATTCGGCGCAGGTGCGCGCGCGCTACGCCGGGACGCTCTTGCGGTTGGGCTTTGGCGAGCAGGCCCGCATCGAGGCGCGCCGGGCGGTGGAGCAGCGGCCGTCCTCGCCGCTGGTCCACCACGTGCTCGCGTGGGTCCTGCAGCATGACCCGCAGGGCCAGCCGATGCTTCCGGGCGCGGACCTGGAGGGCGCGGTGGCGGCGTGCCGCAAGGCCATCGCGCTGGAGCCGGACAACATCTCCGCGAACGTGCTCCTGGCGGACCTGCTGGAACACAACCGCGAGGGCGAGCGCTTCGGCCGGGGCGCGCCTCTCGCCGAGGCGGTGGCCACCTGGCGCCACCTGCGCGATGACCTGCACGCACAGGACGTGGACGACCGGCTCATCGCGGCCCTGTTCCGCTCGGGCGCCACCGCCGAGGCGCTGGAGGCCGCGCGCAAGGCCGCGCCCTCCGACCTCCGGACGAAGGTGCTGGTGATGACCACGGCGGAACGGCAGGGCATCACGGAGGCCATCGCGGCGGCGGACCTCGAGTTCGAGGGGCCGGACGCACGCCGTCAGGCGCTGGCGCTCGCGGGCAATCACCTGCTCACGCGGGGCCGGGCCGGTGACGCGGTGAAGCTCTTCGAGGCAGCCCTCAAGGGCGCCTACGACCCGGACCGCCAGTTCCAGCTGGAGCTGGCGAAGAACGCTCGCGACGGCAAGAACGCGAAGGAGGAGAAGGGGCCGGAGGCGCTGGTGCGCCGCATCGTCAAGGCGGCCTGGACGGCGCGCGACGCGAAGGACTTCAAGGCCACCATCCGCCCCCTGCTGTCCAACCGCGACCGCGAGGACAGCACACTGGACCGCAAGCTGGAGCTGCTCCAGGCCCAGGCCTCGCGCTTCTCACGGACCTCCCTGGACACCGTGGGCGAGTCCTCCATGGCGGACCTCGCGGTGGCCGCGCTCGACCTCAAGGTGGAGGGCCAGGAGAAGATTGGCTACCGGGTGCGGCTGAAGTTCCTGCTGGGCGCGCAGGTGTACGAGGACGCCTGGTACATCGTGAACGAGAGCAACCAACTGCGCCTGCTGGGCTCGGTGACGGATCCGCGCCCGCTGGGAGCGGAGGCGCTGCGGTGGCTGGATGCCGGCAAGCTCAAGCAGGCCCTGGTGTGGATTGAATGGGCCGTGGCGGACACCCGCGCGGTGGAGCCGACGGGCCTGTCCCCCCTGGCCTCCTTCGCGAACACGCTGCGGGGCTTCTCCGGAGCGGAGGGCGTGACGCACCTGCGCGCCGCATGCGCCTACCTGGGCGCGAGCACGGGGGACGCGCGCGTCCTCGCCGCGCTGCGGGCCCAGGCGCAGTACGCGTCGGGCCAGGAGCGGCACCGGCTGATGATGGCGCTGGCGGTGGCCACGCGGGCGAACGGCCAGAGCCCGAACGCCGAGGTCATCCTGGACGAGGTGCGCTCGGACGTACCGCAATCCGCGGATGCCTTCTGGCTCAAGCGCGAGATGCTCTCGGAGAGCGGCCGGTGGGCGGAGCTGCGCCAGGTGTCCGAGAGCCGGCTCGGGCTGCTGCACACGGACAGCCTGGGCTTCGAGTCACTGATGCTGGCCTCCCTGAACCTGGGCAACTGGGCGAGGCTGGACGAAGCCACGCGCGAGCTGATGGACCTGGGAGGCGGGGGGGCTGACGCGTACCGGACCCTGGCCTGGGCGGCGCTGTACCGCGGCCGGGTGAGGCCCGAGGACATCGCGTGGGCCCAGAAGGCCGTGCGCCTGGGCGCGGAAGGAGACACGACGCCCACCGCCCTGCTCGCCGCGCTGCTGGCGGAGTCCGGCAAGCTGGTGGAGGCACGAAAGCTGGTGGACGACGCCATGGACCTGGGCGGCGCTGACACTCCGGCAAACGCGGGCCTGCTCTACGTGAAGGCCCGGCTCGCGGAGTCCTTCGGGCTGACGGAAGCGGCCCGGGGGCTCTATCGCGCGGTCCCCCGCGACGACACATCCGACTCACGTTCGTTCCACCGGCTGGCGCAGACCCGTCTCAATCGCCGGTGA